Genomic DNA from Hordeum vulgare subsp. vulgare chromosome 2H, MorexV3_pseudomolecules_assembly, whole genome shotgun sequence:
caccttgttcctgttcaccttctgagtcccctcaccctctttgacaaagatgtccatgagggtgagagatcgtttgttcttgttcttccttttaccttttgacttggaggtaagtccaagtccttcctttcctacaacaccctgttgagtgctcaagagatcgttcagactcttctcaccttgtctgcatgccacaaggcccttctcaagtttctcttttaacttggcattttcctccataagatgaacatgctcacaacaagggttagttgcacaagtattatcaattaacacaaagggaggacaagtagagatctccttggtaagctttgcttggagttgatcatgagactctttcagagagaaatgaacacctttcaaggctttgtgggccttgtcaagtatgtcaaactcttctttgagtctgtcacggccaacttcaagcgcatacttttcagatttaagcatgcgagtaagaacaacatcatgatctagtttcttttgcattttagcgcagtcatcgttatatgactcctcaagagccaaacgaagagtgcgctcttcttctagagcactagataattcggcaatttcatcggcatagtcacggctatgtccctgtagctcggagatagtctcctcatgagtctcaatgaggtcagtggcctcacccagttgttccaagagagccacAAAGtgtttcttgggttctcccttaatagtgcatagaaacttatcaagatcatgctcattaagttctccaacatcactaccttctacacaatttaacaatgaaggagcagaagcaatgttggtcttaatgatgggagttacctgattggtaccttttgccatgaggcacttggtgatgtggttctcgttgggggcgttgaagagagacaccttctgggaagaggtagtggcgatagcaacagttgtcgttgccactgtatcatcatcatcgccatcatcatcagaaggatactcctccagggccaccatcccttttgggtgaggtttcttcacaaagttgttcttgattggaaatgatttgattttgtctttgcgaattagcTTGCcttcgttgtcttccctcttctcatagggacattctgccacgaagtgactcacgttgccacagttataacatgtcctcactcgttgtttgggtttgaatccactcgagttgttcttgttgaaggtgggtcttgagttccttttatttccccagaattgccttgatgcaagagccatgtgctcatgataagcataccttgtgtcttcagggcagctctcctcttcctcctcttcttcttcttcttcaagcattgctcttgctttcaacgcaaggttgggtgaagtggtttttgatcagacacgagcaagtgcattgtcggctgtttcgttcatgattgacattgcaatgaactcatccaacacttcactggaagacaaggaatggaagtctggccgctgacgaatgacatatgacatggctttattgaaaggcatgatggctttgagaaacttgcgcttgacccatgtatcatccacatccttactcccatgatcctttagtgccacagctatagcagtcaccctccgatagagatcacgagggtcctcgtcttccttcatcacaaactcatcggccttatcaagtatcacttcatagttggatcgctgaatacttgagcttcccttgtaaagtaccataatatgctcccaacaatccttggccaatgtgaagggacgcaagtggggaagatcttcaggtggtacaGCGGACTgaagaataaacaacgcagagtgattatattgattgtctgcatcttctcttggggtgaggttgcttgggtcatgaggataatatccttgctcgataattctccacaagtttgttgagctgtgattcaaatgagacttaatagaaaatacccagttagcaaaatcacctttcacaagtttaggaggaggaccaacaggattaagacgaggtgcgagaacgggtcctccatatgtcatgggaggtgaaaccgaagcatatgttccagtcccatccttttcgtgaggtgaagcaggttgcatacctttagccgcttccttagaggagttggcctccgaatcggaaatggtgggtttaaccactaaagccggttcgggtgaacttttaagaccatcaattaattctttaagcatggttttgacttcgctcgtcaaggacgtcttgagggcggccatagccgtattcaagtcgtcccttgtgactgaAGTCAAGTctatgtcctcgggttgcccacggttaacttcctctccgccttccatactcttcgggtggttaaacccttaataaagagacgtggatcTAATATCAATtgaaatgatcgatatggttggctagaggggggtgaatagacaacgaccactttttaattaatcttaacaagttaaggtaaacactatacgggttcacaaataatatgacaaagaggtgacccctatagaagctaacaacaagagctattaagacaagtaagatatagtcacaagcataagcaaatacaaagtaaaggttagagataaccacaagtggaaccgatggagacgaggatgtgttaccgaagttccttccctttgacaggaagtacgtcttcgttggagcggtgtggaggcacaatgctccccaaaaagccactaaggccaccgtattctcctcacgccctcgcacgatgcaaggtaccgtgattccactataggtgcccttgaaggcggcaaccgaacctttacaaacaaggttggggcaactccacacaaagcttggaggctcccaactaaaccacgaagcttcaccacaatggaatatggcttcgaggtgacctcaaccgtctaggatgctcaaacacccaagagtaacaagatccacaagggattggtgggggaatcaacttttctcttggtggaagtgtggatctaggccttctcaaccaatccctaaagaatcaacaagtttgattggatagggagagagatcgggcactttagagcttgtggagcaacaatggagcttagagaggtaagagatagggttcctcagctagaagaaccctttatatagtgggggaaaaaatcagaccgttttcccactctctgccccgagaaccagcggtactaccgctgtgccggagcggtactgccgctggcctccagcggtactaccgctgacaccagcggtactaccgctgagcctccagcggtactaccgctaacaccagcggtactaccgccggccccttggtagtgcacatgcactactaccgccgggaaagtcttcgcaaaagggtccgtccacaaactaccgctaggtaggtggaacaaaacacctggagtggtactaccgctgaccaggggcggtactaccgctggcagtccagcggtactaccgctggaaccagcggtactaccgctggggaccattttgcagagataaacGAGACAaaaaggcgagggccgctccaaaagataaggaaagggagaatgtgaagtgtgcgtgtgtaaagatagattccacccaaacctttccactacggatcccctcttaatagtacggctttcctatgactcaaataaatagaatcgtagagagcgccgtgcttccgttccaaaagaggggagacgtgtcgtcttgtgccgttgacgagtgttacctgaaaccttgacacacacgattagtcctgtacggtactgtcatcaatcaccaaaattacttaggcataaactatgcctcaacattggttctgctcaagttccgcctcgtggtggcggcgaatcctccgaaaagcctcctcttgattttttttccagatgaaacccttcttgtagcaaaaggggggagccagagggccagctgggtgcccacaagccccctaggcgcggccagggggtggccgcgcctagcacgcttgtggccacctgttggcgcccctctggcacttcttcggcccagtattttttataaatcccgaaaaaaatcatcgttgattttcacagcgtttggagttgcgcaaaataggtatctcaaacttgctcctttttcaggccagaattccagctgccggcattctccctcttcatgtaaaccttgcaaaataagagagaaaaggcataagtattgtaccgtgaagtgaaataacagcccaaaagcgataaatatcaacacgaaaacatgatgcaaaatggacgtatcatcaccACATACGGACTTCGAGGACATCGTCCTCCACGGTCCCATGCGACTTAAAGGTGAAGTCAATCTCCTCGGGTGAGTAGCAAAAGCTACCCCTACAGACGGAGTCGGCCGGTCGCGATGGACGAGGAGTTCATGTGCTAGATGGAGAacattttgtaatggtctatgaacGATCATGGTCTGGTGGTGTTGTCTCCTCCACACAACTTGTGATGTCCAAAGTCCAAACGGGACGCTGCATGAAGGAGGATTCgtccttgatacatctcaaacgtatctataatttttgagggtttcacgctgttatcttgccttctttgtatgttttatgtatctttttatatcttttttgggactaacttattcattcagtgccaagtgccagttcttgttttttcgtgtttttgactcttttcagatctgattttggaacggagtccaaacggaagaaaaaccccgaaatgattttttcccgaacggaagaagtccaggggattttgggccaagccaggtgggctccagggagcccacaagcccccactccgccactaggggggaggcggcggtgggcaggcttgtggcctccctggccgccccctgacctaggtcttgcgcctatatattcccaaatattctgcaaaagccgcaagcttccgtttccgcgagatctcatctggagacccttcccggcgccctgccggaggggactttggaggtggagggcttcttcatcatcatcatcgcccctccaatgactcgtgggtagttcacttcagacctacgggtctgtagttagtagctagatggcttcttctctctcctggatcttcaatacaaagttctccatgatcttcatggagacctatccgatgtaatcttctttggcggtgtgtttgtcgagatccgatgaattgtggacttgtgatcagattatctatgatatatatttgagtctttgctgatttcttatatgcatgatttgatatccttgtaagtctctctgagtcttgggttttgtttggccaactagatctatgattcttgcaatgggagaagtgcttggttttgggttctgccatgtggtgacatttcccagcgacagtaggggcaacaaggcacacatcaagcagttgccatcaaggttaaaaaaatggggtttttatcattggtttgagattatccctctacatcatgtcatcttgcttaaggcgttactctgttcttatggacttaatacactagatgcatgctggatagcggtcgacgtgtggagtaatagtagtagatgcagaaagtatcggtctacttgtttcagacgtgatgcctatagaaataatcattgcatagatatcgtcacgactctgcacagttttatcaattgctcgacagtaatttgttcacccaccgtctacttgcttttatgagagaagccactagtaaacactacggcccccgggtctattcacatccatcgtttacaactccgcttttactgttgttactttgttgctttcagttctcacttggcaaacaatctataagggattgacaaccccttcacagcgttgggtgcaagctttttgtgtttgtgcaggatcttgagatactcttccgccggattgataccttggttctcaaactgggggaaatacttaccgtcgctgtgctacatcaccctttcctcttcgagggaacaccaacgcaaggctccaaggctacgggggaaatcccttgcatacttgcctaggaagtcccttaaggcgtagccgcagctgaaggattcctggtgccgtcgacacaactatttctggcgccgttgcaagggatacacaacaaccaTTAGTCATCCTTGTTGCATAGCCACGGCGTTCAAATCAGACGCAACGGAAAGGAGGAGGCACCACCGTCCCCACCCCGTCTCTAGTAGGTAACCAATGGATCTCGTTCCTCCCTGCCGTCAAGAAGGAGGCGCTCCCATCCCCTACCCGTCACTAGATGTGCCTCCATTATTATCTCAAAGGCGTCGACGCCTCATCGTTCAAGAGCAAAACCGAGGCGGTGGCGCCGTGTAGGGCAGCGTGCGTGAAGAGCCAGGTCACCCCAGCCTAGGTGCTTATGGAGGCTTGGCCTTCGCCTGTCCAAGACCACCGTCAAGTCAAACACCACTGTCGGCACTGGATCAACGACCAAAACCTCAAAGTGGGGCTGACGGAGTCCGAGTGTGCCGCCTTCATCCAAGCCAACGATGACACAGAATACAAGTCGGGCAAGGCGATGGACGATGCATCGAAGCACCTCAAACGGGAGCATACCGCAGTGCTCAAGCAGGGATATCATGACACCTAGCGGGCCTTCCACGCAAGCGGCGACGACAGCTCGGACGACGACATGGAGGTGCCGATGGCCATACCTATGAGGTCAAGCGGCGGTCCCTCGTTTGGTTTTGTTTAGTTTCTAAAATTTTAGGTTCAACTTGTTTAGTTTTATTAGTTAATtatgaatatataaaaaatcaacaaATATCATCCATTTATTATAAGTTGTGTGCGTGTTTGTGTTTGGTCCATTTCAAATGACCATGATTAAATGGTTGGCCCTCCGTCTCACACGCCTTCGGTGAAGGAAGAAAATATACAATGCTCCCTTTTATATTCACATTAACTGATGATGCTTTAGTACAACTGAAAgtacaaaaaaaaaatcaaggaagaaAATATACAATGCTTCCTTTTATATTCACATTAACTGATGATGCTTCAATACAACTGAAAgtacaaaaaaaatcaaggaagaaAATATACAATGCTCCCTTTTATATTCACATTAACTGATGATGCTTTAGTACAACTGAAAgtacaaaaaaaaatcaaggaagaaAATATACAATGCTCCCTTTTATATTCACATTAACTGATGATGCTTTAGTACAACTGAAAGTACAAAAAAAAACAAGGAAGAAAATATACAATGCTCCCTTTTATATTCACATTAACTGATGATGCTTTAGTACAACTGAATGAAAGTACACAAAAATTTGTAAATTTGTTTGGGAGAAAAAAAGATGCGTCTGCCGGGAGTCGAACCCGGGTCTATTGCTTGGAAGGCAATTATCCTAACCGTTGGACTACAGACGCTTGTTGTGCAAATTTTACGAACAAAACTATTTATATCTGTAAGTAGGACGAGGAGCACAAGGCTGCAAGTGGTAAACATATCTTACCGTCTCAACCATCAACTTGGTCTTTCAGGAGTGGACTTCATTCAAGAACTAGCATGAACCGGTTAGAGCTAGCATCATTTGCCAGTAGTCAGACCGCAAAATCGTTGGCcacatcaaaatgctaaacagtcCTTGCAAATGAGCAATTTTTTGACATACAAAGGCTTCAGTTGATTTTATTGAAACACACGGTAGTTGATTAACTGGTCTATGACAACAAACAAAAGAACGTCTGAGTGGTAAAGGATccggccatcaaggacttgtttgGTTCATCACTAACTTTGCTATAATTAACCTTAAACAAGTTATAACAgtcacaaaaaaatgatgagcaAAATGACCACTACAAGTATGATCAGATTTGACAAAAAAGTGTATGACATATGGATCATGGAGCAAGTGTCACAATGAACCAAACACATACCTTTTTTTTTAGAATCAAGAGCTTTATAGCTTAAAAAGCAGGCTTACATTCATTCGTTAGACAGGTCGTAAGCAAAGGCGTAGCCAGGTTGGAAGCACTCCCGCCAACAACCTTGCTACAATAGTAAATAATATTCTGATTGTTCTGATTGCTATAATAGATGAACAACTGTCATGCCTCAGGCCATGGCCCTGGCTTGGGGCATGGCTACACCCCAGTCGTAAGGAAGAATGAGATATAGTTTATCCATAGAAAAAGTCTCCTATAAGAATTACATTGATTTGCACAAAGATGTACAAGTTCTTTAGACTCCCTCAACGTAAAAGCTAGTCGAGATTCCTTGAGATTCCCGCAAAGCTCTTGTATTTCATCAAACCGAGAGCTATCCTCAACCAATCAATGCTGGCAGAATTCCACTAATTCATCACTAGTTGAGCGTCAGTCTCCATGGTCAATTTCATGTAGCCCAAATATGTGGCAAGCTGGACGCCATCTCTGGGACCAAACAAATGTCTAAGATAGTGCAACATAGCTATAAGGTTAAGTATGGCAACCATAAGCTATAAACCAAACATGCCTCTGGTATGGAGAACCTTGAATATGTTGAATGGTTGGCATTATATGTCATTTTATACTttatccgtttctaaatataagtctttttagatatttcactagtgaactacatacgaagcaaaattaatgaatctacactctaaagtatgtctatttgcatccgtatgtagtttttttTAATGCAattttagaaagacttatatttaggaacggaggaagtatgtaGTAGCAGTGACGGAACCAGGCTCAAAAATCTGTGAGATCATTGTTACTTTCTCGCAATGTACAACAACTGTACAATGTTTTTAGCCTGTTTTGCTCAAAAGCCATGGGGACAGCTAACTTACACATAGAAACGCTATTGGTATGCCGCGAAAATATAATATCCGCATATCCAGAGTTTTGGGCATTGTAATAAAAAAATAATGataacaaaaaagaaaacaataatGGAAAAAGAATACATTTGAAATATCCACGTGTATATTGATTTTCTATTCAAAATCCATGGATATGTGAAGACATCTCTTATATAGTGGTATTGAATTGGTAATGTTATATGTACaacattttttttgtaaatttagtCAAAGTTTATTTAATTTCAGACAATGAAGCTGCCAACTCAAACCTGGCAAATGGATATGGTGCGGTGGCGCAAACCAACTCGTGGTTGGATGGATAGAAGGATTGTGGTAACCCCTGTCTATGAGAGTTCAAATTCTAGATTTAACATTGGTGCTTGCATTTTCGTGGATTTATTGCAGGTCTTCCGACGATGTGCGTTTAGTGGGAGGAGACGTTTCCGTCGATTACGAAGGCGTCTGTGGCGTCTTCGTCAATCTTAAGATGATGTGCCGacttacctttcaaagatgcttaTAAAGATAGAGTATGCATTCATGTGTTCATCTAAGTGAGTGTATGCTCGTGTATGTGAGCGACTTCGATTATACTCTAAAAAAAATAATGTGCGGTGGCATGAAAAGAGCACACGCGCATGTTCCGACCGCAGCAGCTCCTCCCTGAAGCAGGATCCGCCCGAGCCGAAGCAGAGCCCCGACCCGAGCCCACCTACCGCAGCCATGCCGCGCGTCCCACGGCGGCCGTCCGACGAGGCGCGCCGCGGCGCGTACAAGCCACCGGGCGTGGACGCCGCCCGCTcgcgccggcgccgcgaggaCCGGCTCCTCGCCCTCCGTCGCCGCAACCGCGACGCCGGCCTCTTCAAGCGCCGCCGCGAGGAGCCCAGCCTTGCCCCCGCCCCCGTAGCGCCTCCCTCTGACGCGGCCGCGGACGCCAccgcgccacctcctccccccggGCCGTCTTCGGCCCCGTCCTCTCCGCCCCCCGCAGACGCTCTCCGGGCTGCCGCCGACGCTGAGGTGCGGTACTTAGGGTTCTAACCTGAGTGTTTTCGCGTTGGTGGTTTAAGAAAGTGTAATTTGTTCACGCTGAGAACGTCGAGACCTCTGTAATACGACGTATATTTGAAGCCACAGATGACGCCCAAAAGATAATTCCAGCAGAGTATAGAATAGTGCATGATTTTTCTACCAAAACGCCTCACTGCCATGTTTGGATGAACATACTCACTACTCACCAGTCACCAGTATATAGACATTGGCTAGTTAGATctgcttgtttttgaaaatgtGAACTGCAATGTGCCCATGACAAGTTATTCCTATGGCTTGGCATATGTCAATTGTTTATGCGAATGAATCAGATACTTTATTTTGTCACAGTGCAAGAAAATAAATGCTTGGATGGTATCATAAATTACCTGTGATGTGCATTCATTCTGTTTCTTTTCAAATTTCCTTATTTTTTCTGTTGTATCCAGTTAGCTTGAAGGCCTATCAGAAATGGTGGATAAAGtctggtcagatgacacaactagtCAGCTGGAAGCCACAGTCCAGTTCAGGAAACTTCTCTCGGATGGTACTTGGCATGTTTAATGTGCATTTCTTTTGTGTGTGCCTAAAGATTAACTTGTTATTGTTATATCTGTAGGGAAGAACtcaaccatgataaaaatcaTTAGAGCGGATGTCCTGCCAAGGTTTGCTGAGTTCCTTTCAAGACAAAGACTTCCTCAGCTCCAAGTATGCCGTTTTTTTTCTTCCCTTTGTTTTTCTATGTAAACAATCTTATACTGTGTATACCTTTTGCAGATGGAAGCAGCATGGGTGCTTACCAACATAGCTGCGTCCGATTATACATTGCTAGTTGCAGAATGTGGTGCTGTTCCAAGGCTAGTAGAGCTCTTAGATTCCCCAAATGCTAATATCAGGCACCAGGTCAGAGAATGATACTCCATCGTACATTGTTTCTAAATTCTCTTCTTTACTTATATTGTTGGTTCCATTGTTAAGCAGGCTTTGTGGGCTCTTGGAAATATAGCTGCAGACATGCCTAGCTGCAGAGAGATTGTTCTTGATCATGGTGCTGTTACGCCATTACTTGCTCAATTTAAAGAAGACATGAAAGTTTCAGTTTTGAGGACTGCTACGTGGGCACTGTCAAACCTTTGTTTTGGGAAATTACCGGCTGAAGTACAAGTAGGTGTCTGTATGATTATATGCCCTAGTTAACATGTGAACATAATCTACTGAATCTGTTTTGGCTGATCATTGCAGGTGAAACCAATACTGGAAATAATCAGCCTTCTTATCCATTCCGCTGATGAGAAGATCTTGGCAGATGCATGCTGGGCTCTTTATTATATATGCGATGGTGTGGAAGGTGGTATCCAAGATGCATTAGATGCAGGCGTATGCCCTCAACTTGTAAAACTTCTGATGTAAGTGGGTGGACTCAGTTTTTTATGCATTTCCACATATGAGAAAAAACCACTCATCATATGAAACACTCTTTTTGTCCTGATTTTAGGCACGCGTCAGCTAATATTCTTCTCCCTGTCATTACGTCACTTGCGAGAATTTCTGCTGGAGATGATACTCAAGTGCAGGTTGGTTAATTTGTATCCTCTAACACCACTGTTTGGTACCAGCCTCACTGATTTCGTACTTTGCAAGTTAGTATGCTCATATTGCGTTCAATTCATGCACACTCCATGCAGTATGAAGTGGTGAGACCTTAGGAGAGCTATCATGCCTCCGACATCAAATGCTATGTATTTGCTGTAGTTtgcatgtgtatcgctatcaaggaaATTTTTATATATTGTCTAATGTTTGCTACAATGCTTAGccagtttttattttggtgttttGAACCTGTTCAACAATGTTTTTCAGGTCATAATAGAAAATGGCATTCTTCCTTGCTTAACTCAGTTATTAGCGCGAAATTATCCAAAGATCATCAAGAAACAAACTTGTCTAATTGTTTCTAATATTACCGCTGGCAGCAAGGATCAG
This window encodes:
- the LOC123424657 gene encoding importin subunit alpha-1a-like isoform X1, whose product is MPRVPRRPSDEARRGAYKPPGVDAARSRRRREDRLLALRRRNRDAGLFKRRREEPSLAPAPVAPPSDAAADATAPPPPPGPSSAPSSPPPADALRAAADAELEGLSEMVDKVWSDDTTSQLEATVQFRKLLSDGKNSTMIKIIRADVLPRFAEFLSRQRLPQLQMEAAWVLTNIAASDYTLLVAECGAVPRLVELLDSPNANIRHQALWALGNIAADMPSCREIVLDHGAVTPLLAQFKEDMKVSVLRTATWALSNLCFGKLPAEVQVKPILEIISLLIHSADEKILADACWALYYICDGVEGGIQDALDAGVCPQLVKLLMHASANILLPVITSLARISAGDDTQVQVIIENGILPCLTQLLARNYPKIIKKQTCLIVSNITAGSKDQIQAVIDADVMNHVIVLLKTSETDLKKEAAWAISNAASGGSSDQIQYLVSRGCLEPLCNVLKYQDVDLVYTCLEGLQNILEEGETGRQGNECATNPYAQFILENGGLDNLEDLQDFDNDAVYKLAMKLLERYWDEEVSDEANLTASKDSPAENVEAVPEDAAPPPVAAPSVDGTE
- the LOC123424657 gene encoding importin subunit alpha-4-like isoform X2, which encodes MVDKVWSDDTTSQLEATVQFRKLLSDGKNSTMIKIIRADVLPRFAEFLSRQRLPQLQMEAAWVLTNIAASDYTLLVAECGAVPRLVELLDSPNANIRHQALWALGNIAADMPSCREIVLDHGAVTPLLAQFKEDMKVSVLRTATWALSNLCFGKLPAEVQVKPILEIISLLIHSADEKILADACWALYYICDGVEGGIQDALDAGVCPQLVKLLMHASANILLPVITSLARISAGDDTQVQVIIENGILPCLTQLLARNYPKIIKKQTCLIVSNITAGSKDQIQAVIDADVMNHVIVLLKTSETDLKKEAAWAISNAASGGSSDQIQYLVSRGCLEPLCNVLKYQDVDLVYTCLEGLQNILEEGETGRQGNECATNPYAQFILENGGLDNLEDLQDFDNDAVYKLAMKLLERYWDEEVSDEANLTASKDSPAENVEAVPEDAAPPPVAAPSVDGTE